Sequence from the Fulvivirga ligni genome:
TCAGTCACCCGACTACACAAAGGAGATGACAGTTGAGAATACCATATTGATAGATATTCACATGGCGCAGAGTCAAAAAGAGACCATAGAGAAGGAAAAGGGAAGACTGCTGAATTTTATTCGCGCAAGGGTGAATAGTGTGGAGGATGCTGAGGATATTCTGCAGGATGTGCTCGTGCAGTTTATAGATGGTTATGGTACCATTAAGTCTATTGAAAAAGCCACTTCTTGGCTATTTAAGGTGGCCAGAAATAAGATCATTGATTCTTATAGAAAAAGAAGTGTAAGGTCTGAAAGTGTAAAGTTAGATCAGGAAAGCTATGATAGTGAAGATGGCAGCCTGATGCTAAAAGACATTTTGCCAGACATGGGAGACTCTCCGGAGGAGGTTCATTTAGAGAAGCCATATGGGACGCCATAAACGCCGCTTTGGACGAACTGCCAACGGAGCAAAGGGAAATATTCATTCTTCATGAATTAGAAGATGTGAGTTTTAAGGAGTTATCAGAAAGATACGGATTGCCCGTAAATACGCTGATATCGAGAAAAAGATACGCCATACTGGCGCTAAGAAAGAAACTGGAAAATTTATATAAGGAGTTATAGTTATGAGACCTGGTAAAGGTAAAAAGATCGCGTTGGGCATAGTAGCCGCAATAGCTTTTGTGACCGTTTTTGGTTGGGTAGTAATGTCTTTGTGGAACTGGCTGGTGCCAGAGTTATTCAACGGCCCTGTTGTTACATTTTGGCAAGCTATAGGTTTACTTATTTTGAG
This genomic interval carries:
- a CDS encoding RNA polymerase sigma factor — translated: MTVENTILIDIHMAQSQKETIEKEKGRLLNFIRARVNSVEDAEDILQDVLVQFIDGYGTIKSIEKATSWLFKVARNKIIDSYRKRSVRSESVKLDQESYDSEDGSLMLKDILPDMGDSPEEVHLEKPYGTP
- a CDS encoding RNA polymerase sigma factor is translated as MDELPTEQREIFILHELEDVSFKELSERYGLPVNTLISRKRYAILALRKKLENLYKEL